A window of Tautonia plasticadhaerens contains these coding sequences:
- a CDS encoding AAA family ATPase: MAGDDIDPHAGEVVSRLRRDVIDPLKRRFVGRDEVVDLIALAVVSGEHLFLLGPPGTAKSAVIRGFAEAVQGRYFEYLLTRFSEPNELFGPIDLVRLREGAVATVTTGMLPEAEFAFLDELFNANSAILNNLLTVLNERVYRRGAEAHRLPLLSLFTASNHLAEDEALRALFDRFLIRCHVDNLKRDAMPRLLAAGWELERAGPSSAGVSAGDLRALSRRVFDVDLSAVSGPYAELVWKVRDLGVALSDRRAVKVLKLVAASALLSGRAGARPSDLWVLRYVWDREEQIDPLRSLVGAVLDRAADDDPDAPRHPLAEPPDRVDAEDLARQLDQAEAQLRAPDGRPLGLAAAARLRERLAELSDRAAWVGDDAARRHLMGRVSELTGRLT; encoded by the coding sequence GTGGCCGGGGATGACATCGACCCGCACGCCGGGGAGGTCGTCTCGCGCCTCAGGCGGGACGTGATCGACCCGCTCAAGCGCCGGTTCGTCGGCCGGGACGAGGTGGTGGACCTCATCGCCCTGGCCGTCGTCTCGGGGGAGCACCTGTTCCTGCTCGGCCCGCCGGGCACGGCCAAGTCGGCCGTGATCCGGGGCTTCGCCGAGGCGGTGCAGGGCCGCTACTTCGAGTACCTGCTCACCCGGTTCAGCGAGCCGAACGAGCTGTTCGGGCCCATCGACCTCGTCCGACTCCGGGAGGGGGCCGTGGCCACCGTGACCACCGGCATGCTGCCCGAGGCGGAGTTCGCCTTCCTCGACGAGCTGTTCAACGCCAACAGCGCCATCCTGAACAACCTGCTCACCGTGCTCAACGAGCGGGTCTACCGGCGGGGGGCCGAGGCCCACCGCCTCCCCCTGCTCTCGCTCTTCACCGCCTCCAACCACCTGGCCGAGGACGAGGCGCTGCGGGCCCTGTTCGACCGGTTCCTGATCCGCTGCCATGTCGACAACTTGAAGCGAGACGCCATGCCCCGGCTCCTCGCCGCCGGCTGGGAGCTGGAGCGGGCCGGGCCGTCGTCGGCGGGCGTGTCGGCCGGGGACCTCAGGGCGCTGTCGCGCCGGGTCTTCGACGTGGACCTCTCGGCCGTCTCCGGCCCGTACGCCGAGCTGGTCTGGAAGGTCCGGGACCTGGGGGTCGCGCTCTCGGATCGGCGGGCCGTGAAGGTGCTGAAGCTGGTGGCCGCCTCGGCGCTGCTGAGCGGCCGGGCCGGGGCGAGGCCGTCGGACCTCTGGGTGCTGCGCTACGTCTGGGACCGCGAGGAGCAGATCGACCCGCTCCGGTCGCTGGTCGGCGCCGTGCTCGACCGGGCCGCCGACGACGACCCCGACGCCCCCCGCCACCCGCTGGCCGAGCCCCCCGACCGCGTCGACGCCGAGGACCTCGCCCGCCAGCTCGACCAGGCCGAGGCCCAGCTCCGGGCCCCCGACGGCCGGCCGCTCGGCCTCGCCGCCGCCGCCCGACTCCGGGAACGCCTGGCCGAGCTGTCCGACCGGGCCGCCTGGGTGGGCGACGACGCGGCCCGGCGGCACCTGATGGGCCGGGTGTCGGAGCTGACGGGGCGGTTGACGTGA